A genomic window from Salmo salar chromosome ssa23, Ssal_v3.1, whole genome shotgun sequence includes:
- the LOC106583952 gene encoding 60S ribosomal protein L36 isoform X1, protein MFYILLKTLMTQHPPLSVPSGLSAIKENMAIRYPMAVGLSKGHPVTKNVTAPKHARRRGRLTKHSKFVRDMIREVCGFAPYERRAMELLKVSKDKRALKFIKKRIGTHIRAKRKREELSNVLAAMRKAAAKKD, encoded by the exons ATGTTTTACATTTTATTAAAAACCCTCATGACCCAGCATCCACCGCTAAGCGTTCCTTCCGGTTTGTCCGCCATTAAAGAAA ACATGGCTATCAGGTATCCTATGGCCGTGGGCCTTAGTAAAGGCCACCCAGTAACCAAGAATGTGACAGCACCGAAACATGCTCGTAGGCGAGGG CGTCTGACCAAGCACAGCAAGTTCGTGCGTGACATGATCCGTGAGGTGTGCGGCTTCGCCCCCTACGAGAGACGCGCCATGGAGTTGCTGAAAGTTTCCAAGGACAAGCGTGCCCTCAAGTTCATCAAGAAGAGG ATTGGAACTCACATCCGTGccaagagaaagagggaagagctCAGCAATGTTCTGGCTGCCATGAGGAAAGCCGCTGCCAAGAAGGATTAA
- the LOC106583952 gene encoding 60S ribosomal protein L36 isoform X2, which translates to MAIRYPMAVGLSKGHPVTKNVTAPKHARRRGRLTKHSKFVRDMIREVCGFAPYERRAMELLKVSKDKRALKFIKKRIGTHIRAKRKREELSNVLAAMRKAAAKKD; encoded by the exons ATGGCTATCAGGTATCCTATGGCCGTGGGCCTTAGTAAAGGCCACCCAGTAACCAAGAATGTGACAGCACCGAAACATGCTCGTAGGCGAGGG CGTCTGACCAAGCACAGCAAGTTCGTGCGTGACATGATCCGTGAGGTGTGCGGCTTCGCCCCCTACGAGAGACGCGCCATGGAGTTGCTGAAAGTTTCCAAGGACAAGCGTGCCCTCAAGTTCATCAAGAAGAGG ATTGGAACTCACATCCGTGccaagagaaagagggaagagctCAGCAATGTTCTGGCTGCCATGAGGAAAGCCGCTGCCAAGAAGGATTAA